The Streptomyces sp. V4I8 genome includes the window AGGGGATGGCAAGCTCCGGGTCGTCATAGGCGATCGTCACGTCCTCGGCCGGATCATGCGGGCGGTCGATCCGGTACGAGGTGCCGGCGGTGGCGGTAAGTGCCTGGAAGCCGTGCGCGCATCCCGCCGGGATGTACAGGGTCGCCTGTGTCTCGCCGGACAGCTCGAAGAAGGCCTGGCCCAGATACGTCGGCGAGTCCGGCCGCAGGTCCACGACGACATCGAAGATCTTCCCGTACGAGCAGCGCACGAGCTTGGCCTCGCCGGCGCCGGAGCGCAGATGCAGGCCACGCAGCACTCCACGGACCGAGCGGGACACGCTGTCCTGGACGAAGGCGTGCGGGTCGAGGCCCACCGAGCGGATCACGTCGGCGTCGAAGGTGCGGCAGAAGTAGCCGCGTTCGTCGGTGTACGGCGTCGGCTCGAAGAGGAACGCGCCCGCGATCGCCGGGACTTCGGTCACTTTCATGAGGCCTCCCGGCGGGCTCGGTTGTTCACGGGCAACAGGGCCGCCGTCAACTCGCAGAACTGATCGTCGAGTTGGCGGGTCGCGGCCACGTTCCGTTCGGTCAGGGTCTGTCGCAGCTCCGTCGATCGCTTCTCCAGTTCCCGGAACTGTTCGAGCAGCCGGTCGGCATCGACCTCGCGAGCCGGGTGGCAGTAGGCGGCGAGGCCCATACGGTCCATGAGTGCGTCGCTCTTCGCCGCGTAGCTGAGCGCGAGAGTGGGGGCGCCGACCTTCAGCGCGCAGATCAGGTTGTGATAGCGGGTCGCCACCACTGTGTCGGCGGCCGCCATCTCTTTCATCAGGTCTGCGAGTGACGCGACTTCGGGTGCCGTGACCAGGGGGGAGTCCACCGCGTCGAGGATCGCGGCCACGACCGGCGAGTCGCAGGCATCGCCGGTGAGCAGCCGTACCTGTCTGCCGTCCTCGACCAGTGCGCGAACGAACCGTGTCGTCCCGTCCAGGTAGCGCCGGTGGATCTCCTCGGCCCGGGCACGGTCGTCGTTGCTGCCGTGGAAGTCCATGACGCCTACGCAGACCGAGCCCGATGGCATGCTCCCGCGCGGTGTCGGCAGTGCGAAGGCGAGGTCCGGGCAGACCTTGTCGCGCGCGGTGTTCACACCCATCGCCCGCATCGCGTCGCGGGACAGGTCGTCGCGGTACGAGCGGTACGCGGCCAGCCGCGCCGACCAGCGCACCAGGGCCCGGGTCGGCCGGTCGCCGATCTTGTCCGCGCCTACGCCGACCAGAGTGACCCGGGTGCCGAACAGCTGGCCGCTCGCGCAGAGCAGGAACAGCGAGTACGGGAAGCCCCACGGCCGCAGCGGCAGCGTGGCCTCCAGGACGCCCATGCCCGGCACGATCACCACGTCGTGCCGGCGTACCCAGGCGGCGGTGCGGAAGACGTCGACGAGTTTGCCCAGGCCCTTCGCCGTGATCGCGCCCGCACGGGACGCGGTCCGGTACTCCCCGCGGTACCAGTGCAGCCGCGTCGCGGGGATCCTGTATCGGGCCGTGACGACCTCGGGTCCGCCGCACAGCGCGTCCACGACCGCCTCCGGGTGCTCGGCGCGGAGGTAGCCGAGCACGGCCTCCAGCGACCCGTCGTTGCCGAGGTTGCCGGAGCCGAGCAGGCCGAACACCCCGACGCGGGCAGCGGTCACGCCTGCCTCCCCTCACGGCCGGCGACGAGGGCGTCGACGGATACGGTGAGCCCGCCTGGGTCGACCGGGGCGCGGTCCTCGACCCGCTCGCCGGCGCCCGGCCGGACCCGGCTGGTCATCCACTCGGCCAGGTGGCGGTAGCACGCGCGCCGGTCGGCCGGGGACAACGGCGCCCGCCGGATCGCCGAAACGAAGCCCCAGACGTACTCGGCGAGCAGCCGGGGCGTCGGGTGCAGCGGGCCTGCCCTTCGCGGGTCCAGGTTGACGCACCGGGAGCGCTTGGAGGGGTTCGCCCGCTCGGCGCGGGTGGGGTGATCGCGGCGGAAGTACAGCAGCTCCGGCACCTGGTGGAAGGGCCCGTGCAGGGTGATCGCGGCGACGAACGTGCGGTCCGCGTGGTGGTAGCTGTCGTGCGGCTTCACCCGGCGCAGCACGTCGGCCCGCATCACCCCGTAGAAGTCGTCGCCACCGGGCTCGAACAGCAGACTGCGGAAGCGCTCCGGCGCGTGCGGCGAGTCGGTGGCGAGCCCGTACTCGTACGGGACCTTCACCTGGCCGTCGCCGTCGATGACCGCCTGGCCGGAGTGCGCGAGGATCACGTCCGGCCGCTCGTCCAGCGCCTCCACGCAGCGCCGCAGCAGGTCGCGGGCGTAAAGGTCGTCGTGCGAGGCCCACTTGAACAGCTCGCCGCGGCACTCGGTGA containing:
- the rfbC gene encoding dTDP-4-dehydrorhamnose 3,5-epimerase — its product is MKVTEVPAIAGAFLFEPTPYTDERGYFCRTFDADVIRSVGLDPHAFVQDSVSRSVRGVLRGLHLRSGAGEAKLVRCSYGKIFDVVVDLRPDSPTYLGQAFFELSGETQATLYIPAGCAHGFQALTATAGTSYRIDRPHDPAEDVTIAYDDPELAIPWPLPVPLMSQRDREAPSLAEVLKHRES
- a CDS encoding polysaccharide pyruvyl transferase family protein — protein: MTAARVGVFGLLGSGNLGNDGSLEAVLGYLRAEHPEAVVDALCGGPEVVTARYRIPATRLHWYRGEYRTASRAGAITAKGLGKLVDVFRTAAWVRRHDVVIVPGMGVLEATLPLRPWGFPYSLFLLCASGQLFGTRVTLVGVGADKIGDRPTRALVRWSARLAAYRSYRDDLSRDAMRAMGVNTARDKVCPDLAFALPTPRGSMPSGSVCVGVMDFHGSNDDRARAEEIHRRYLDGTTRFVRALVEDGRQVRLLTGDACDSPVVAAILDAVDSPLVTAPEVASLADLMKEMAAADTVVATRYHNLICALKVGAPTLALSYAAKSDALMDRMGLAAYCHPAREVDADRLLEQFRELEKRSTELRQTLTERNVAATRQLDDQFCELTAALLPVNNRARREAS
- a CDS encoding glycosyltransferase family 2 protein, whose translation is MTAHPRLSIGLPVYNGEEYLAESLDALLGQTYEDFELVISDNASTDGTREICREYAARDSRIRYIRLTRNIGAAPNHNYVFTECRGELFKWASHDDLYARDLLRRCVEALDERPDVILAHSGQAVIDGDGQVKVPYEYGLATDSPHAPERFRSLLFEPGGDDFYGVMRADVLRRVKPHDSYHHADRTFVAAITLHGPFHQVPELLYFRRDHPTRAERANPSKRSRCVNLDPRRAGPLHPTPRLLAEYVWGFVSAIRRAPLSPADRRACYRHLAEWMTSRVRPGAGERVEDRAPVDPGGLTVSVDALVAGREGRQA